A region of the Pseudobacteroides sp. genome:
TATGACTACTCTATTGAGGTTTTGTCCAAGGAGCTTTACAGTAAAATGCATTTGGATGAAAGTGATATCTTCAAAAGTTTGAGGCAAATATTCATACTAAAATATGACGTGTTAAAAAAATACCCTGGAATGTATGATTTTCTTGTATCTGCCATCAATGAGAAATCAAATGAAATAAAAAATGAGATTGGCAATAGGTATGAGGAGCTTTATAAAGGCGGTATGAAAATGCTTTTTGAAAGCTTTGATTTTTCAAAATTTAAAGATGATGCTGATGCAATAAAATCCATAAAAGTTATAAGGTGGTCATTGGAAGGCCTCATAAAGGACCTTGGATATGATACCACCACACTATATTCTACTACTAAAGATCAATTTGATAAAATACTCGCTGAAGTAGACTCGTATATGGAATTGCTCAGAAAGTGCTTCTATAAGTGAAGGAGGGTATAATCATGAACGCTATAGAAATCAGAAACCTTACAAAAAATTATGGTAAATCAAGAGGAATCATTGATGTTAGTATTAATGTAGAGGAAGGCCAGGTATTCGGGTTTATCGGGCCCAACGGGGCGGGTAAATCCACAACAATAAGAACTTTGCTTGGTTTGATACATCCTACAAATGGTACTGCAACTATTTTCGGTAAAAGCTGCATAGAAAACCCTGAAGTAAGAAAAGACATAGGATATCTACCGTCAGAGGTGTTTTATTATGACAAGATGAGGGTTATTGATCTTCTTAAATATTCCGCCAGTTTCTATCATAAGG
Encoded here:
- a CDS encoding TetR/AcrR family transcriptional regulator → MYSRFLILEQEKRDRIINAAIMEFAKKGYEDASTNEIVKSAGISKGLLFHYFKNKKSLFLFMYDYSIEVLSKELYSKMHLDESDIFKSLRQIFILKYDVLKKYPGMYDFLVSAINEKSNEIKNEIGNRYEELYKGGMKMLFESFDFSKFKDDADAIKSIKVIRWSLEGLIKDLGYDTTTLYSTTKDQFDKILAEVDSYMELLRKCFYK